A portion of the Calliphora vicina chromosome 5, idCalVici1.1, whole genome shotgun sequence genome contains these proteins:
- the oys gene encoding lysophospholipid acyltransferase 6 isoform X2: MIVAMAYLLSIHLLRQIYDDGSHTLDITGPLMIITQKVTSLAFSIHDGFVRQTKDLTKAQQYHAVCKLPSALEYFSYALHFQGLMAGPLVFYKDYIDFVEGCNLLKPTNTNGSVDNGKTQLVLEPSPVKTVVKKVIGSFICAFIFMKFVKMYPIKNMKDDEFIENTGIAYKIWYAMMATTCTRFKYYHAWLLADAICNNSGLGFTGYDKDGNANWDLISNINVLGFEFATNMRDAINNWNCGTNRWLRTIVYERVPKNYGTILTFALSAVWHGFYPGYYLTFATGALMVTSARMARRMFRYRFQQTRMTRMLYDILTCLTTRVVMGYATFPFVLLEFMGSIRLYLKFYLCLHIVALITIFILPKFIRGERRPYPPQSSSKTSLGGENQKPLISSHINKDDYANVSKSTSVNDNAAIKAAANQTTSSTTNTDVLPEAHERHSPAPPKLPLVNPGRDAVSVPHDQCEMDQLSSKIMEKIEAETKNIEEFIDKTVTETVTGIVEFKNDLMREIPNGLRKRTSLATNVSDVVAGTTGKPSVEESAAFLKKEIEVINAVVQQANVLPAVLSNGHAK, from the exons ATGATTGTGGCAATGGCGTATTTGCTAAGCATACATTTGTTGCGACAGATCTATGATGATGGCTCGCATACATTGGACATAACTGGCCCACTAATGATAATAACACAAAAAGTTACTAGTTTGGCCTTTAGCATACACGATGGTTTTGTAAGACAAACTAAG GATCTTACCAAGGCCCAACAATATCATGCTGTTTGTAAATTACCCTCAGCTTtagaatatttttcatatgccTTGCATTTTCAAGGCTTAATGGCTGGTCCATTGGTATTCTACAAAGACTACATAGATTTTGTCGAGGGTTGTAATCTACTAAAACCAACAAATACAAAT GGAAGCGTGGACAACGGCAAAACGCAATTGGTGCTAGAACCATCGCCGGTGAAAACGGTGGTGAAAAAAGTTATCGGCAGCTTTATTTGCGCCTTTATCTTTATGAAATTCGTTAAAATGtatccaataaaaaatatgaaggaTGACGAATTTATAGAGAACACCGGCATTGCGTATAAAATATGGTACGCCATGATGGCTACCACCTGCACACGTTTTAAGTATTATCATGCCTGGTTATTGGCCGATGCCATATGCAATAATTCAGGCTTAGGGTTTACGGGTTACGATAAGGATGGCAATGCCAACTGGGATCTCATTTCTAATATTAATGTTTTAGGTTTTGAA TTTGCTACAAATATGCGTGATGCTATTAACAATTGGAATTGTGGCACAAATCGTTGGTTACGCACCATCGTTTATGAACGTGTCCCCAAAAATTATGGCACCATTTTAACATTTGCTTTAAGTGCTGTCTGGCATGGTTTTTATCCTGGTTACTATTTAACATTTGCAACTGGTGCTTTGATGGTAACCTCAGCTCGTATG GCTCGCCGTATGTTCCGTTATCGCTTCCAACAAACACGCATGACACGTATGCTTTATGACATTTTGACATGCCTGACAACTCGAGTTGTTATGGGTTACGCTACATTCCCATTTGTTCTGCTTGAATTCATG GGCAGCATTAGATTGTAcctgaaattttatttgtgcCTTCACATTGTTGCACTCATTACCATATTTATTTTACCCAAATTTATACGCGGCGAAAGACGTCCATACCCACCACAATCGTCCTCCAAAACATCACTGGGTGGAGAAAATCAAAAACCACTCATCTCATCTCACATTAACAAGGATGATTACGCTAATGTAAGTAAATCCACATCAGTCAATGATAATGCAGCTATTAAGGCAGCGGCCAATCAGACCACATCCTCAACAACAAATACAGATGTATTGCCCGAAGCCCATGAGAGGCATTCGCCAGCACCACCAAAATTACCTCTTGTTAATCCCGGAAGGGATGCCGTGAGTGTGCCCCACGATCAGTGCGAAATGGATCAATTGTCTAGCAAGATAATGGAAAAAATCgaagctgaaactaagaatatTGAGGAGTTCATTGATAAGACTGTAACGGAAACTGTAACGGGTATTGTggaatttaaaaatgatttaatgCGCGAAATACCCAATGGTTTACGTAAACGTACCTCTTTGGCTACAAACGTTAGCGATGTGGTAGCTGGTACTACCGGCAAGCCATCCGTAGAAGAGAGTGCTGCTTTCCTTAAAAAAGAAATCGAAGTAATCAATGCTGTCGTTCAGCAAGCCAACGTTTTGCCAGCTGTTTTAAGTAATGGTCATGCAAAATAG
- the oys gene encoding lysophospholipid acyltransferase 6 isoform X1, translating to MLETPKFDEADNYGGSRTFTWLADLSGLSIDVVNFIICQISAIFLASLFRSVLHPSKVTASVRHIVALSVGLVFGYFCFGAQAIHIAALPAACYVVIRTQSPKVVQRGVMIVAMAYLLSIHLLRQIYDDGSHTLDITGPLMIITQKVTSLAFSIHDGFVRQTKDLTKAQQYHAVCKLPSALEYFSYALHFQGLMAGPLVFYKDYIDFVEGCNLLKPTNTNGSVDNGKTQLVLEPSPVKTVVKKVIGSFICAFIFMKFVKMYPIKNMKDDEFIENTGIAYKIWYAMMATTCTRFKYYHAWLLADAICNNSGLGFTGYDKDGNANWDLISNINVLGFEFATNMRDAINNWNCGTNRWLRTIVYERVPKNYGTILTFALSAVWHGFYPGYYLTFATGALMVTSARMARRMFRYRFQQTRMTRMLYDILTCLTTRVVMGYATFPFVLLEFMGSIRLYLKFYLCLHIVALITIFILPKFIRGERRPYPPQSSSKTSLGGENQKPLISSHINKDDYANVSKSTSVNDNAAIKAAANQTTSSTTNTDVLPEAHERHSPAPPKLPLVNPGRDAVSVPHDQCEMDQLSSKIMEKIEAETKNIEEFIDKTVTETVTGIVEFKNDLMREIPNGLRKRTSLATNVSDVVAGTTGKPSVEESAAFLKKEIEVINAVVQQANVLPAVLSNGHAK from the exons gtgAACTTTATAATATGCCAAATATCTGCAATCTTCCTAGCATCACTATTTCGCTCAGTGCTACATCCTTCCAAAGTGACTGCATCAGTGCGTCATATAGTGGCGTTGAGTGTTGGTCTAGTTTTTGGTTATTTCTGTTTTGGAGCACAAGCCATACATATTGCCGCTCTGCCAGCTGCATGTTATGTAGTCATACGCACACAAAGTCCAAAAGTTGTACAAAG gGGCGTTATGATTGTGGCAATGGCGTATTTGCTAAGCATACATTTGTTGCGACAGATCTATGATGATGGCTCGCATACATTGGACATAACTGGCCCACTAATGATAATAACACAAAAAGTTACTAGTTTGGCCTTTAGCATACACGATGGTTTTGTAAGACAAACTAAG GATCTTACCAAGGCCCAACAATATCATGCTGTTTGTAAATTACCCTCAGCTTtagaatatttttcatatgccTTGCATTTTCAAGGCTTAATGGCTGGTCCATTGGTATTCTACAAAGACTACATAGATTTTGTCGAGGGTTGTAATCTACTAAAACCAACAAATACAAAT GGAAGCGTGGACAACGGCAAAACGCAATTGGTGCTAGAACCATCGCCGGTGAAAACGGTGGTGAAAAAAGTTATCGGCAGCTTTATTTGCGCCTTTATCTTTATGAAATTCGTTAAAATGtatccaataaaaaatatgaaggaTGACGAATTTATAGAGAACACCGGCATTGCGTATAAAATATGGTACGCCATGATGGCTACCACCTGCACACGTTTTAAGTATTATCATGCCTGGTTATTGGCCGATGCCATATGCAATAATTCAGGCTTAGGGTTTACGGGTTACGATAAGGATGGCAATGCCAACTGGGATCTCATTTCTAATATTAATGTTTTAGGTTTTGAA TTTGCTACAAATATGCGTGATGCTATTAACAATTGGAATTGTGGCACAAATCGTTGGTTACGCACCATCGTTTATGAACGTGTCCCCAAAAATTATGGCACCATTTTAACATTTGCTTTAAGTGCTGTCTGGCATGGTTTTTATCCTGGTTACTATTTAACATTTGCAACTGGTGCTTTGATGGTAACCTCAGCTCGTATG GCTCGCCGTATGTTCCGTTATCGCTTCCAACAAACACGCATGACACGTATGCTTTATGACATTTTGACATGCCTGACAACTCGAGTTGTTATGGGTTACGCTACATTCCCATTTGTTCTGCTTGAATTCATG GGCAGCATTAGATTGTAcctgaaattttatttgtgcCTTCACATTGTTGCACTCATTACCATATTTATTTTACCCAAATTTATACGCGGCGAAAGACGTCCATACCCACCACAATCGTCCTCCAAAACATCACTGGGTGGAGAAAATCAAAAACCACTCATCTCATCTCACATTAACAAGGATGATTACGCTAATGTAAGTAAATCCACATCAGTCAATGATAATGCAGCTATTAAGGCAGCGGCCAATCAGACCACATCCTCAACAACAAATACAGATGTATTGCCCGAAGCCCATGAGAGGCATTCGCCAGCACCACCAAAATTACCTCTTGTTAATCCCGGAAGGGATGCCGTGAGTGTGCCCCACGATCAGTGCGAAATGGATCAATTGTCTAGCAAGATAATGGAAAAAATCgaagctgaaactaagaatatTGAGGAGTTCATTGATAAGACTGTAACGGAAACTGTAACGGGTATTGTggaatttaaaaatgatttaatgCGCGAAATACCCAATGGTTTACGTAAACGTACCTCTTTGGCTACAAACGTTAGCGATGTGGTAGCTGGTACTACCGGCAAGCCATCCGTAGAAGAGAGTGCTGCTTTCCTTAAAAAAGAAATCGAAGTAATCAATGCTGTCGTTCAGCAAGCCAACGTTTTGCCAGCTGTTTTAAGTAATGGTCATGCAAAATAG